The Parabacteroides timonensis sequence ATGGGGATAGCGCAGAAGAGAAAGTGAAAAACGATCAGAAAAATTTCGACATATTGAAATACGACGGTGTCCGTGCCCAGAAAATCGGACAGGTAGCTTATGCCATCAAATGTTTTACGGAGGCTTTAAATATCCAGGAGGATTTTGAGACGATGAACTACCTGGTGTCGGCCTATTCTATGGCCAACCAAACGGAAAAGGCATTGGAAGTATTGAACCGTATGGTGGAAATGGAACCGGAACATGTACAGACCCTGTTGACACGGGTGAGCGTTCTCTTTATGTTGGATAAGGATGCCGAAGTTATTGCAGACTGCCTGCGGGTGATCGAACTGGACGAATCCAATCATCTGGCCTGGTTCCTGGTGGCTAAAGCCAAAAGAACGACCGGCGACCAGCTCGGAGCTATTGCCGACCTGACGAAAGCAATTGTTTTGAAAGACGATTTCACGGATGCTTATCTGTTGCGTGCGGAGATTTTGCTTGCTTTGAAGCAGGGTAAAGAAGCATTACCCGATATCGAGAAAGCTATTTCTTTAGCACCGGAAGAAGAGACGACTTACCTGGTAAGAGGAAAGATACACGAATCACTGGGTGATCTGGAAGCTGCCGCTGCCGATTATCAGCAGGCACTCGACCTGAACCCGTTCAACGAAGACGCCTGTTTGTTGAAAGGAACCCTCCTGATTACGAAAGAACAGTTGGATGAAGCGATCGCTTTCTTCGACGACGCTATTGAAATCAAGCCGGATTTTGCTAAAGCGTATGCCGAACGCGGACGGGCAAAGAACCTGAAAGGCGATAAGGACGGTGCTTTCGAAGACCTGAAAAAATCCATCGAGCTGAATCCGGAAGGAGAGGAAGCGAAAAAGTTTGAAGGGCAGCACGCTAATTTTGAGAATAAAACATATATGCCTTTTTGATGTTATATAAACAGTAGGTGAATATATGGGGGATAAGCAGTGGCAATATTGCATGAGGAAAACTTGATAAAAGGTTTGCGTCTTGGAGACGAAGCTGCTTATAAAGCATTGTATAAGCAGCATTACAAGGTGCTTTGTGCTTTTGCATATTCGTATGTGAATGATTCTTTTGTTGCTGAAACTTTAGTGAGCGATATCATATTCAATATATGGGAAAAAAGGGAATCGTTATTTATTACCCAATCCCTCCGGGCCTATCTGATGAAAGCTGTTAAAAACAGCAGTATCAATTATCTGGATCATCAGGAACGGCAGGACAATCTGAAACGATCTGTCTCCCGGCAAATGGAGAAACGGCAGGAGTCTTTTCATGAACAGGACTACTATCCGATGTGTTCGTTGCTGGAAAAGGAGTTGGAAGACAAAATTGCCGTTTCTGTCGGTTCGTTGCCTGAACTGACACGTGAAATATACCAGATGAGTCGGAACGACGGTATGAAGTATGAAGAAATTGCCAGGGAAAAGAACCTGACTATCGATATTGTGAAATATCATATACGATTATCGTTGAATCAGCTACGCCATGATTTAAAAGACTACCTGCCGGTCTGGCTGACCATGTTCCTGTTTTTGTGAAAAAAAAGTGATATTTTTTTCACCCATTCCTCTTTTTCGTTTGTCATATTTATAGAAGCACTAATGAATATGCAAATAGTAGATAGGGGATATTGGGATGATCTGATCATAGATCGTCTGTCCGGTAATTTGTCGAAAACAGATGGGGAACTACTGGATAATTGGTTGGATGAATCGGAGGAAAACCGGTTGTATTTCAGCCAGATGAAAGATCTGTGGGATTCTTCCGGCATCGTGAATGAAGGTTTCTCATTTGATTATGAAAGAGCCTATGAACTTTTCCGAACAAGAACAGCCTCTCCTGCATTCAAGTCACAAGGGAAAAAACGCCCGCTTTGGAAGAAGGCTGTGTCTGTTGCTGCCGTTCTGCTTCCGTTTATTTTCCTGGGTTATTATACTGCCTTATATTTCAGATCCCAACAAAAAGAAATTCCTGTGTCTCTTATTTCTGAAATCACTTGCCCGAACGGTTCCCGAACGCAATTGCGTCTGGCAGACGGTTCGCTTGTCTGGCTGAATTCTGGTAGCACACTCTTTTATTCCGATGATTTTGGAAAATCGAACCGTTATTTGAAACTGGTTGGAGAGGCTTATCTGGAAGTTGCCCGGAATGAGCAATTGCCATTGATTGTCGAGGCTGGGGAAATGAAAGTGAAGGTGTTGGGCACTAAGTTTAATGTAAGTGCATACGGCGACAGTGAAGAGATCAGAGTGTTTTTGCTGAATGGGTCGGTCAGTCTTTCCGGTGAAGGAGGAGAGCCGCTCGTTCTGCAACCGATGGAAAAAGCGATCTATAATATCGGTTCCGGGCAATTGGAGGTGTTTGAGGAAAAATCGGGATCGGCACTTAGCTGGATGCAAAACCGGTTGATCTTTAAAGGTGAAACCCTGGCACAAATTGTCCGTACCTTGCAACGGTGCTATAATGTAAAAATAAATATCCACAATGAATTGTTGAAAGAACGCCGGTTTGCAGGAGATTTCAAAACGAATGACCCGATAGATAAGGTGTTTAAAATTATGGCTTCGAGTAATAAATTCCACTATATGATCAAAGGGGATACGATCGATATTTATTAGATTGGACACAATCGAAAAATTGAAAAGAGAGATATAGAACTTTATTTTGTTAACAGTTTAGAATGTAAAATGCCTATGAGAAAAATCTGAATTAACCTGATTCAGGCAAATTGAGGAATGCGCTAACATTCCTCAATCCTGTTGCCAAAAAGTAGAAAATCAATACTGATAAGATTATTAACTAATTAACAACTAACTGCAAATGTATCAAAAAGCATGCAGCATGGGTTCGCTATGTCGAATTATATGCAATAAAAAAAGTCTAAATATTATGAAAATATCTATTATTCTGTTGTTTTTGGGGATATTTTCGGTGTCGGCTACTACCTGGTCACAAGTATCGAATGTTTCGTTGGATATGAATAAAGTGAGGGTAGGTGAAGTATTTGATGCGATACAGTCTCAGACCGATTATTCTTTCTGGTATGACCTGAAAGATGTGGATGTAGACCGCATTGTATCGGTGAAAGCCGAAAATAAATCGGTTAAAGAAGTGCTGGAAACTATTTTTAAAGATAAAAATGTGGATATCCAGTTGGTCGATAACCATTTTGTCCTCAAAACGAAAAGTTTATTGCCCGTACATTCGGGTGTTACACAAGCTTACCGGGTTACGGGACTTGTGAAAGATCATTTGGGAGATCCGGTTATCGGGGCAAATATTGTGGAGAAAGGAACTGCTAATGGAACGATTACCGATATCGACGGACGTTTCTCTATCGAAGTTTCGCCGGGGGCAACACTGGTTGTTTCTTATATCGGTTATTTGTCGAAAGAGATTCCGGTCAATAACCAGCGGGAGATCCGGGTAGATCTGGTAGAAGATACGCAGACACTGAGCGAAGTGGTGATAGTCGGATTCGGTTCACAGAAAAAGGAAAACCTGACTGGTGCCGTTTCTCAGGTGAAAATGACGGATGTGTTGGGTTCCCGTCCGGTAACGAATGCTATGAGTGCCTTACAAGGGACTATGCCGGGATTACAGATCACAGCCAATAATGATGCAGCCGGTCCGGGATCATCGAAGAATTTCAATATCCGCGGTACGACTTCTATTAACGGTGGCGGCCCGTTGGTTCTGATCGATAACGTGCCGGGGGATATCGATATGCTTAATCCGGAAGATATCGAAAGTGTTTCGGTATTGAAAGATGCCGCTTCTTCTGCTATTTACGGGGCACGTGCTGCGTTCGGTGTTATCCTTGTTACGACGAAGAAAGCACAGAAAGGACAGCGTTTTCAGGTGAATTATAATAATAATTTCGGTTTTCAGTCTTCCATCAATGAACCGGGTATAGCGGACGGTATGCAATGGTTGCAGGCCTATAAGGATGCACAATTCGGTTCCGGTAGTTATTTCGCCGGACAGGATATCGATACGTGGATCAACTATCTGGCAGCCTACCGCCAGGACCCGAGCCAGTTCAAAACGTATGGGGATGGTGTTTATACCGATCCGGAAACAGGTGTGAACTATTATCTGAATGAAAAGAATGTATATACCAATATGTTCGATAATTTCGGTTTCCTGCAAAATCATAATGCATCGTTGAGCGGTGGCGGTGAGAAAATCACTTACCGTATGTCGTTGGGATATAACAAGGAACAAGGTATTCTGAAAACAGACAAAGACTCTTATAAACGGGCTTCTGCGAGTGCGTATGTTTCGGCGGATGTCACTTCCTGGTTGACACAGTCGGCGGATGTCCGTTATGCACAGAGCACGAAAAACATGCCGCTCACTTCCACTTCGTCGACTCTTTACGATATGCGTCAGCCCAGCTTGTATCCGGAAGGATATCTGGTCATGCCCGACGGGGAAGAGTTATTGACGGATACGCCACAGAATTTATTGAAACTGGCGTCAGACAACAGGACGATCCGGGATAACACGCGTTTGATGTCGAAAACGGTTGTAAAACCTTTGTCCGGATTGGAAATGGTATTTGAATATACGTTTGACAAAGTGGTACAGAACAATCGTCAGAACCGTGCGATCAAGGATTATGCCAATGTACAGATGGCAAAAAAGCAGACGGCAGCCAATTCTTCTCTGCAGGAGATCAATGAGGCTACCGATTATCATGCGATCAATGCGTATGCTACTTATACCCGCACTTTCAATGAGAAACATAATCTGACGGGTATGGTCGGATTCAATCAGGAGCATAGTAAATATACAAAACTGACGGCTTATGCCTACGATCTGATCAATGACGAAGTACCTTCTTTCAATACGGCTACCGGTGAGACAAAAACGATCACGGATCAATACCGTGAATACACCGTACGTGGGGCTTTCTATCGTTTGAATTATGATTATGAAGGGCGTTATTTATTTGAAGCGAACGGGCGTTACGACGGTTCCTCGAAATTCCCGAAGAAAAGTCGTTTCGGTTTCTTCCCTTCTTTCTCTGTTGGCTGGAACATTGCCCGCGAAGCGTTTATGGAACCTGCTTCCGGCTGGATAAGCGAATTGAAGCTGAGAGGTTCGTGGGGGCAGATAGGTAACCAGGCCATCGATCCGTATAAGTTTACTCCTGTGATGTCGGCTTATCCCAAAAATGAAATCAACTGGATCGTGAACGGGGATAAACCGACCACATTGAAAGCTCCGGGACTGGTCAGCGATAATTTTACCTGGGAGACAGTGGAAACGTTAGACTTCGGTGTCGATATCTCTATGCTGAATAACCGCCTGCGCGGAACATTCGACTGGTATCAGCGCGATACAAAAGATATGTTGGCTCCGGGATTGGAATTACCGGCTTTGGTCGGGGCCTCTGCTCCGTTGCAAAATGTGGCCGACTTGCGTACGAAAGGATGGGAGTTGAGCCTGAACTGGCGCGATAAGATCGGTGCCTGGGGATACAATGTCGGTTTTAACCTGTATGATTCGCGTACGACTGTTACAAAATATGATAATGAATCGTTTGTATTACAGAATAGTAGCGGGGAGAATAACTACTATACCGGTTATGAGATCGGTACGATCTGGGGATATGTGACGGACGGATATTATACGGTCGATGATTTTGAAGATACAAATACCTGGAAGCTGAAAGAGGGAGTTACCTCTATCAACGGCGTAAACCCGCGTCCGGGTGATGTGAAATACCAGAATTTGAAGGACGACGAGAACAGTACCAACCGTATCGATGCCGGTGACGGCACACTGGAGAATCCGGGCGACCGCAAGATCATCGGTAACAATCGGATACGTTTTCAGTATGGTATCAATCTGGGTGTGAATTATAAAGGATTCGACCTGAATGTTTTGTTGCAAGGAGTCGGTAAACGTGACGTATGGATGAGCGATGCACGCAGATGGTCGTTCTCTTCCGGACAATTCGGACAGATCTTTGACGACCAGTTGGATTACTGGAAGCCGATCGATCCGGAAAACGGAAACTGGAACCCGGTAAATCCGGATGCCGAATACTTCCGTATCTATAACCAGCGTGAAAACGCGAGTTCGAATACCCGGGCACAAACGAAATATTTGCTGAACGGCTCTTATCTGCGTGTGAAGAACATCACATTAAGCTATACATTCCCGAAGACATGGATGGATACGATCCATCTGAATGCCCTGAAAGCCTTTGTGAGTTGTGAGAATCTGCACACATTCACCTCTTTGCCGAAAGGCTATGATCCGGAACGCCTTTCCTGGGGATATCCTTTCTATCGCACCATTTCGTTTGGTATAAATGTAACACTTTAAACTAGCAGGAAAATGAAAAAAATACTATATTCTTTGATGATAATGGCAGGTCTTGCTGCCTTACCTGGTTGTAATGACGATTTCATGGAGCGTTATCCGCAGGATTCGTTGACTGAAGAAACGGTTTTCTCTACTTATAGTACGTTTAAAACGTATTCATGGGGATTATATAATGTTTTTACGAACGGGAATATGCTACGGCGTCCGGGTACGGGCGGCGGTTATGCCAGTGCTGTTTCTTATCAGGGGGATATCAATGCGGGTTACCTGATGCGGCGCCTGGGAAGTGGGAATAGTTATGCTTTCCAGACGATAACAGACGTATCTTCCGGGAACGGTTGGGACTTTTCTTTTATCCGTAATGTCAACCTGATGTTGGATAATATCGATAATTCGGCTATGGGCGACGCGGATAAGGAACATTGGCGTTCCGTCGGCTATTTTTTCCGTGCTTATTATTATTCGGAACTGATTGCCCGTTTCGGAGATGTGTCCTGGGTTGAGCATGTACTGGGCGATAGCGATACGGAAGTGGCTTATGGTTCCCGTACGCCGCGTAAAGAGGTGGCAGATAAAGTGCTTGAAAACTTACTATACGCTGAACAATATATAAAACCGGCAGGCGACGGGGATAATACGATCAATGTGCATGTAGTACGTGCCTTGATCTCCCGTTTTGCCCTGTTTGAAGGAACCTGGCGGAAATATCATGAATTGGGTGATTATGAGAAATATTTCGATGCCTGCGTCAAAGCGTCTGAGAGTCTGATGGCTACTTATCCGACGGTGCACAGTAACTTCGGTGAAATGCTGACTTCTGACCTGGCGGGTATTCCGGGTGTGATCCTTTATCAGGAATATATTCCGAGCATCTTTACGAATTATGTATTGACCCATGTGGAACGAACTTCTACCCATAATGTGGAAATGCCGCAGCACATTGTCGATATGTACTTGTGTAAAGACGGGAAACCGGTCTCGACAAGTAAAGAATACGAATGGGATAAGACGGATAAAACGATGTATGCCACATTCCGTAACCGCGACTATCGCTTGTTGGAAACTGTTGTTCCTCCCTATAAGGTGGTGCGCACCAATAACAATAATTCCTGGGAATATACTGATGATCCGGCACATAGAGAGTACATGGATCTGATGGGGGTTACTACTTACACCGGTTATGGCGGCGGACATGGGGAAGCCGGTAAGCATAAGGTCTTTCCGCTGATGAACTGGTCGGCATCCGTACTGGAAGGTGTTCCTCATTTCTCTACGAATAACTGGGGGCAGGGATTTATCGTAGCTCGTAGCGGTAATTATGTATACCGTTATTATAATGTGTGGGACGATTCACGAGAAAATCAGGGAACTTCCGATGTGCCGTTGTTCAGGATAGAAGAAGTGTTACTGAATTATGCAGAAGCAAAATTTGAAAAAGGTGAATTTAATCAGGGCGTAGTTGATGCGACTATCAATAAATTGCGTACACGGGCTAAAATCGCAAACATGGCAGTTGCAGAAATAAATGACAGCTTTGATCGGAAACGCGATCCGTCGGTAGCTCCGGTTCTTTGGGAGATCCGCCGCGAGCGTATGGTGGAACTGATGGGAGAAGGCTTTGGTTTCTATGATGTGCGCCGTTGGAAAAAAGCCGAATGGTTTGTGAACAAGGTACAATACGGTCAGTGGGCAACCAAAGAACAGATCGGTAGTAGCGGACAGTTCATCGATCTGAACACCGGTTTTGCCGATGCATCCGGGAAAACGGAAGGATATGTATATATGTATAACGATCCGGTTAAAACAGGTAAAGGTTGGCTGGAGAAATACTATCTGTATCAGATTCCTACCAATGAGATCGCCTTGAATCCGAATCTGACACAAAATCCGGGCTGGAATTAAAAGAAAAAACTTTCAACTCTTTGTTTATTAAAAAAAAGCCTCTATCTTTGCAGCCCGAATTGGTATATAAGATAATAATAAATAAATATATAGAAAGATGAAAAGAACATTCCAACCTTCCAACAGAAAAAGAAAGAACAAGCACGGTTTCCGTTCAAGAATGGCAACAGCTAATGGTCGTAGAGTATTAGCATCTCGTCGTGCTAAAGGAAGAGCTAAGTTATCAGTTTCTGACGAATATAACGGATAATCAATCCGTTTTAAAGAAATTATTCATAAAGAAAGTAGAGGTTTTTGCTAAAAAGCCTTTACTTTCTTTGTTTTAACGGCTTTGTTTTCTACTTTTGATCCCGCCTACAAATACAAAATAGAAATGAATAACTTTTTTGTTAAACTGATAAAGAATCCGTACGTCTTGAACCTGCTATTGGCAGTGGTCGTGACATGTGGCCTGATTTATGGAACCTTGAAATGGCTCGATAAGTATACGCGACATAACGAGGCAGTTGTCGTACCGGATGTGAAAGGATTGAAGGTGGAAGAAGCTGCTGAATTCTTCAAGAATAACAACTTACGTTATAATGTGATCGACTCTGTATTCTCCAAGGATGTTAGTCCGGGAGCAATTGTGGAGTTGGTGCCTTCAGCCGGATCGAAGGTAAAAGAAGGCCGGATCGTATTTATCACGGTAAATGCATTGACATCGCAGATGGCTACTATTCCCGAGGTGGAAGATTTGTCGTTCCGCCAGGCCTACGCCTTATTGCGTGCCCGTGGATTTGAGAATGTGGAGATCGAATATGTTCCGGGTGACTTTAAAGACCTGGCTGTTTCTGTCGATTTGCGTGGAAGAACGTTGGAAAAAGGCGAGCATGTCCCGCTCACCGCTCCTTTGATTCTTAAAGTGAGCAGTGGCGAGGCCGAAGTCCTTCCCGAAGATTCTTTGTCGACTATGCCCGTCGAGTCGCTGGATAGTGAAGAAGAAAACTGGTTTTAACGATGGATGAATTTTTCGACGAAATGGATGATGAACAGGCTGATGACCTGTTAGGACAGGAAGAGGAGGGTGGAACTCCCCAGCTGTATGAACATTTCCGCTTCGTTGCCGATCGCGGACAGTCTTTGTTGCGGGTAGACAAATTCCTGGTCGACCGTATGTTCGGTGCCACCCGCAACCGGATACAATTGGCAGCCGATGCGGGTTGTATCCTGGCAAACGGCAAGCCGGTAAAAAGTAATTACCGTGTGAAACCCGAGGATGTGGTGACGATCGTGATGACGCGTCCCCGTCGCGAACTGGAAATTATTCCTGAAAATATCCCTATTAAAATAATATACGAAGACGATGACTTGCTGGTGGTTGATAAACCGGCAGGACTGGTTGTGCATCCCGGACACGGTAATTATACCGGTACGTTGGTCAATGCGTTGGCCTGGTACCTGAAAGACGATCCGACCTATGATCCGTCCGATCCCCGGCTGGGATTAGTGCATCGTATAGATAAAGATACATCCGGGTTATTGGTTGTCGCCAAGAAACCGGAAGCAAAGGCTAATCTGAGCCTGCAATTCTTTAATAAGACGACCAAGCGCGAATACCGGGCATTGGTCTGGGGAATCGTGCAGGAAGATGAAGGCCGCATAGAAGGTAATATCGGGCGCGATCCCCGCGACCGGATGCAGATGACCGTCTTTCCCGAAGGAGATCAGGGAAAAACGGCCGTTACTCATTATTCCGTATTGGAACGCCTGGGCTATGTGACATTGGTGAAGTGTCGCCTGGAAACCGGACGTACGCACCAGATTCGTGTACATATGAAATATATCGGTCATACACTTTTCAACGATGAACGGTATGGTGGGCACGAAATTCTTAAAGGAACAACTTTTACTAAATATAAACAGTTCGTACAGAACTGCTTTGCCATCTGTCCCCGGCAGGCACTGCATGCCAAAACGCTGGGATTTGTGCATCCTACTACCGGCGAGGAAATGTTTTTTGATTCCGAGATTCCCGCTGATATGACACAGTTGATAGAGAAGTGGCGGATATATGCAAATACTAAAGAAATATAAAAATGAAAAAGAACATTGCTATTGTAGCCGGAGGAGATTCTTCCGAGATTGTTGTTTCATTAAAAAGTGCAGAAGGAATCTACTCTTTTATTGATAAAGACAAATATAATTTATATATTGCAATCGTTAAGAAAGGCGAATGGGCGGTTAAACTTCCTGGCGGGGAATATACACCAATTGATAAAAATGATTTTAGTTTCCGGGAGCATGGTGAAGTGAAGCACTTCGACTTTGCTTATATCACTATTCACGGTACTCCGGGAGAGGATGGCAGATTACAAGGCTACTTCGATATGATAGGGATGCCTTATTCTTCGTGCAATCAGTTGGTCAGCGCTCTTACCTTTAATAAATTTGTTTGTAATAATTATTTGCATAGTTTCGGTATCAATGTATCTGACTCTATCCGTTTGTTCAGAGGACAGACAGTGACAGACGAGGAAGTTGTAGGCCGTCTGGGATTGCCGGTATTTGTGAAACCGAATGATGGGGGAAGCAGTTTCGGCGTTACAAAAGTGAAGGAAGTTTCACAATTGCAACCTGCTATTGCAAAGGCTTTTGCTGAAGGCAACGAGGTCATACTGGAAAGTTTTATTTCAGGAACAGAAGTGACTTGCGGTTGTTATAAGGTAGGTGGCGGCCCGGAGGCTGCCCGGAAGGAAGTTGTCTTTCCGCTTACCGAAGTGGTTACAAAGAACGAGTTCTTTGATTTCAACGCGAAGTATAATGGCGAGTCAGACGAGATAACTCCGGCTCGTATCTCTCCCGAACTGACGGAGAAAGTACAACGCGAAACATCGAAGATTTATGACATACTGGGCGCCAAAGGACTCATCCGGGTTGATTTTATTATCGAAGCAGACGGTAAACCGAAAATGCTCGAGGTAAATACGACACCGGGTATGACGGCTACCAGCTTTATTCCGCAGCAGGTTCGGGCTGCCGGATTGGACATCAAGGAGGTCATGACTGACATAATTGAAAATGAACTGCAAAAGGTAGGTAAATAATAATAAAAAGATATGGATACAGAAGTTTCCTATAATTTTGACGACATTCGTCCGCTGAACAACGACGAGGTGAAGGATGCTATTGAAGCACTGGTAACCAACGAAGATTTCGAGCGGGCCTTCCGGTACATCAAACCGGATGTGAACTGGGAAGAGTTTTCTGAAACGATGCGTTCGTTCAAGACAAAAGAAGACTTTAAATCGAAGCTGGCTTACGAAGCTGTGATGATGGTTGCCAATAAGACGACTTTCTCACTGACAATCTCCGGACGAAGCCGTCTTCCGAAAGATAAAAAGCCTTGTACGTTTATTTCCAATCACCGTGACATTGTTCTGGATGCCTCATTCCTGAATGTAATGTTGTATGATGTGGGGTATGGTATGACGCAGGTAGCGATAGGTGATAACCTGATGATCCGTCCCTGGATCGAAACACTGGTTCGCCTGAATAACAGTTTTATCGTAAAACGTGGTGTCTCTGTACGCCAAATGCTGGATGTAAGTAAAAAACTTTCGGCATATATCCGTCATACGATAAATGAAACGAAAGAATCTATCTGGATCGCGCAGCGCGAAGGCCGTGCCAAAGATTCAAACGACCGCACACAGGGTAGTGTCTTGAAAATGTTGAATATGAGCGGAGGGAAGGATATCGTTTCCAACATCATGGATTTGAATATTTTCCCGGTTGCTATCTCTTACGAGTACGATCCGTGCGACTTCCTGAAAGCAAAAGAGTTCCAGATGAAACGCGATGATCCTGATTATGTGAAGAGCCAGCGTGACGATTTATTGAGCATGGAGACGGGTATCCTGAATAATAAAGGACGTGTTCACTTCACCTTGACGGAACCGATCAACGACCAGTTGGCTGCTCTCGATAGGAATATGGAAAAGAATGAATTGGTTGCTGCTATCGCTTCTATCATCGATAGGGAAATTTATAAACATTATCGTTTCTATCCTTGCAACTATGTGGCGTATGATATGCTGACCGGTACAAAACGTTTCAGCGGTAACTACGGGTTGAGAGACAAAAAACATTTTGAAGAGTATCTGCAGGGACAATTGGATAAGATTGTCTTGCCGAA is a genomic window containing:
- a CDS encoding D-alanine--D-alanine ligase, whose protein sequence is MKKNIAIVAGGDSSEIVVSLKSAEGIYSFIDKDKYNLYIAIVKKGEWAVKLPGGEYTPIDKNDFSFREHGEVKHFDFAYITIHGTPGEDGRLQGYFDMIGMPYSSCNQLVSALTFNKFVCNNYLHSFGINVSDSIRLFRGQTVTDEEVVGRLGLPVFVKPNDGGSSFGVTKVKEVSQLQPAIAKAFAEGNEVILESFISGTEVTCGCYKVGGGPEAARKEVVFPLTEVVTKNEFFDFNAKYNGESDEITPARISPELTEKVQRETSKIYDILGAKGLIRVDFIIEADGKPKMLEVNTTPGMTATSFIPQQVRAAGLDIKEVMTDIIENELQKVGK
- a CDS encoding RluA family pseudouridine synthase, translating into MDEFFDEMDDEQADDLLGQEEEGGTPQLYEHFRFVADRGQSLLRVDKFLVDRMFGATRNRIQLAADAGCILANGKPVKSNYRVKPEDVVTIVMTRPRRELEIIPENIPIKIIYEDDDLLVVDKPAGLVVHPGHGNYTGTLVNALAWYLKDDPTYDPSDPRLGLVHRIDKDTSGLLVVAKKPEAKANLSLQFFNKTTKREYRALVWGIVQEDEGRIEGNIGRDPRDRMQMTVFPEGDQGKTAVTHYSVLERLGYVTLVKCRLETGRTHQIRVHMKYIGHTLFNDERYGGHEILKGTTFTKYKQFVQNCFAICPRQALHAKTLGFVHPTTGEEMFFDSEIPADMTQLIEKWRIYANTKEI
- a CDS encoding 1-acyl-sn-glycerol-3-phosphate acyltransferase; translated protein: MDTEVSYNFDDIRPLNNDEVKDAIEALVTNEDFERAFRYIKPDVNWEEFSETMRSFKTKEDFKSKLAYEAVMMVANKTTFSLTISGRSRLPKDKKPCTFISNHRDIVLDASFLNVMLYDVGYGMTQVAIGDNLMIRPWIETLVRLNNSFIVKRGVSVRQMLDVSKKLSAYIRHTINETKESIWIAQREGRAKDSNDRTQGSVLKMLNMSGGKDIVSNIMDLNIFPVAISYEYDPCDFLKAKEFQMKRDDPDYVKSQRDDLLSMETGILNNKGRVHFTLTEPINDQLAALDRNMEKNELVAAIASIIDREIYKHYRFYPCNYVAYDMLTGTKRFSGNYGLRDKKHFEEYLQGQLDKIVLPNKDEAFLRTKILEMYTNPLKNYLANQE